In Nothobranchius furzeri strain GRZ-AD chromosome 19, NfurGRZ-RIMD1, whole genome shotgun sequence, the following are encoded in one genomic region:
- the rnf5 gene encoding E3 ubiquitin-protein ligase RNF5 — MAATNPRFSSDGGPASKEGFPAGESSNDRDGPDGGGNGDSQRDRASFECNICLDTARDAVISMCGHLFCWPCLHQWLETRPSRQQCPVCKAGISREKVIPLYGRGSSSQEDPRLKTPPRPQGQRAEPEGRGGMFPGFGETGFHMSFGIGAFPFGFFTTVFNTNDPFHRADQYAGDHQGNGNLNNGNNNNWQDSLFLFVAIIFFFWLLSV, encoded by the exons ATGGCGGCCACGAATCCCCGCTTCTCGAGTGACGGTGGGCCGGCCAGCAAAGAAGGGTTCCCGGCTGGAGAGAGCAGCAACGACCGAGACGGACCGGATGGAGGCGGCAACGGCGACAGCCAACGGGACCGAGCCTCGTTCGAGTGCAACATTTGTTTGGACACAGCCAGGGACGCTGTCATCAGCATGTGCGGACACTTGTTCTG ctGGCCCTGTCTTCACCAA TGGTTGGAGACGCGTCCCAGCCGGCAGCAGTGTCCCGTCTGTAaggcaggaatcagcagagagaaAGTCATCCCGCTGTACGGCAGAGGGAGCTCCAGCCAGGAAGACCCCAG GTTGAAAACTCCCCCCCGACCTCAGGGGCAGAGGGCGGAGCCGGAGGGCAGAGgcggg ATGTTCCCGGGCTTCGGGGAGACGGGCTTCCACATGTCGTTTGGCATCGGAGCGTTCCCCTTCGGGTTCTTCACCACAGTCTTCAACACCAACGATCCTTTTCACAGAGCCG ACCAGTATGCAGGGGATCACCAGGGCAACGGTAACCTCAACAACGGCAATAACAACAACTGGCAGGACTCTCTCTTCCTCTTTGTGGCCATCATCTTTTTCTTCTGGCTGCTGAGCGTGTGA